In a single window of the Cupriavidus sp. P-10 genome:
- a CDS encoding DUF3683 domain-containing protein has translation MNAPLVLDAKLAAQDAPPRLREIPYNYTSFSDREIVIRLLGEEAWRILDELRSERRTGRSARMLYEVLGDIWVVRRNPYLQDDLLENPKRRQMLVSALHHRLNEIEKRRAADRAEHAEPAAEDRSHRVEQLVAFAKQAIEDFKNEFAAAYDLRKRAQRVLGKVTQKDNIKFDGLSRVSHVTDATDWRVEYPFVVLTPDTEEEIAGLVKGCFELGLTIIPRGGGTGYTGGAVPLTPMSAVINTEKLEQLGPVEQTDLPGVSHKVATIFSGAGVVTRRVADAADKAGLVFAVDPTSIDASCIGGNVAMNAGGKKAVLWGTALDNLVWWRMVDPEGNWLEITRLDHNLGKIHDVPVATFELKWSDGNRAPGEKVLRTETLAIEGRKFRKEGLGKDVTDKFLAGLPGVQKEGCDGIITSARWILHRMPKFIRTVCLEFFGQARDAIPSIVEIKDFLDAETKKPGGAILAGLEHLDERYLRAVGYATKSKRNAFPKMVLIGDIVGDDEDAVARATSEVIRMANGKSGEGFIAVSPEARKKFWLDRSRTAAIARHTNAFKINEDVVIPLNRMGEYTDGIERINIELSIKSKLQLVDALEAFFARGNLPLGRSDDANEIPSAELLEDRVQHALTLLREIRARWRYLQDHLDTPLAQARASLIGHGLGLLGQEFEARLHQQPDANVFHLLQDRTIRVSWKNEIRAELRKIFNGGEFKPILDEAQKIHKQVLRGRVFVALHMHAGDGNVHTNIPVNSDDYDMLQDAHRAVARIMDLARSLDGVISGEHGIGITKLEFLTEEEIGDFRAYKAKVDPQGRFNKGKLLPGADLRNAYTPSFGLMGHESLIMQQSDIGAIAESVKDCLRCGKCKPVCATHVPRANLLYSPRNKILATSLLVEAFLYEEQTRRGISVKHWDEFSDVADHCTVCHKCVTPCPVKIDFGDVSMNMRNLLRKMGQKKFNPGTAASMFFLNATNPETINLTRKVMIDWGYKAQRLGNEVLKKLAKKQTAHPPATVGKPPVREQVIHFINKKMPGNLPKKTARALLDIEDNEIVPIIRDPKATTPESEAVFYFPGCGSERLFSQVGLATQAMLWHVGVQTVLPPGYLCCGYPQRGSGQYDKAEKIVTDNRVLFHRVANTLNYLDIKTVVVSCGTCYDQLAGYEFEKIFPGCRIIDIHEYLLEKGVKLEGVTGTRYMYHDPCHTPIKTMDPTKLVNDLMGGNAGLGKIEKNERCCGESGTLAVTRPDISTQVRFRKEEEMTRGADKLRADGFTGDVKILTSCPSCLQGLSRYKEDASVQADYIVIEMAKHLLGENWMPEYVAKANAGGIERVLV, from the coding sequence ATGAACGCCCCACTCGTGCTCGACGCCAAGCTCGCCGCGCAGGACGCCCCGCCGCGCCTGCGTGAAATTCCTTATAACTACACGTCCTTCTCGGACCGCGAGATTGTCATCCGCCTGCTGGGCGAGGAAGCCTGGCGCATCCTGGACGAGCTGCGCAGTGAGCGCCGCACCGGCCGCTCGGCCCGCATGCTGTACGAAGTGCTGGGCGATATCTGGGTGGTTCGCCGCAACCCCTACCTGCAGGACGACCTGCTGGAAAATCCCAAGCGCCGCCAGATGCTGGTCAGCGCGCTGCACCACCGCCTGAACGAGATCGAGAAGCGCCGCGCCGCCGACCGTGCCGAGCACGCCGAGCCCGCCGCCGAGGATCGTTCGCACCGCGTGGAGCAGCTGGTCGCCTTTGCCAAGCAGGCGATCGAGGACTTCAAGAACGAATTCGCCGCCGCCTACGACCTGCGCAAGCGCGCGCAGCGCGTGCTGGGCAAGGTCACCCAGAAAGACAACATCAAGTTCGATGGCCTGTCGCGCGTGTCGCACGTGACCGACGCCACCGACTGGCGCGTGGAATACCCGTTCGTCGTCCTGACCCCGGATACCGAGGAAGAGATCGCTGGCCTGGTCAAGGGCTGCTTCGAGCTTGGCCTGACCATCATCCCGCGCGGGGGCGGCACCGGCTATACCGGCGGCGCCGTGCCGCTGACGCCGATGAGCGCGGTGATCAATACCGAGAAGCTGGAACAGCTGGGGCCGGTCGAGCAGACCGACCTGCCGGGCGTGTCGCACAAGGTCGCCACCATCTTCTCCGGCGCCGGCGTGGTGACGCGCCGCGTGGCCGATGCGGCCGACAAGGCCGGACTTGTCTTTGCGGTCGACCCGACTTCGATCGATGCCTCGTGCATCGGCGGCAACGTGGCCATGAACGCCGGCGGCAAGAAGGCCGTGCTGTGGGGCACCGCGCTGGACAACCTGGTCTGGTGGCGCATGGTGGACCCGGAGGGCAACTGGCTGGAAATCACCCGGCTGGACCATAACCTGGGCAAGATCCACGACGTGCCGGTGGCCACCTTCGAACTGAAGTGGTCGGACGGCAACCGCGCCCCGGGCGAGAAGGTGCTGCGCACCGAGACGCTCGCGATCGAGGGCCGCAAGTTCCGCAAGGAAGGCCTGGGCAAGGACGTCACCGACAAATTCCTGGCCGGCCTGCCTGGCGTGCAGAAGGAAGGCTGCGACGGCATCATCACCAGCGCGCGCTGGATCCTGCACCGCATGCCGAAGTTCATCCGCACGGTCTGCCTGGAGTTCTTCGGCCAGGCGCGCGACGCCATCCCGAGCATCGTCGAGATCAAGGACTTCCTCGACGCCGAGACGAAGAAGCCCGGCGGCGCCATCCTGGCCGGCCTGGAGCACCTGGACGAGCGCTACCTGCGCGCGGTCGGCTACGCCACCAAGAGCAAGCGCAACGCCTTCCCGAAGATGGTGCTGATCGGCGATATCGTCGGCGACGATGAAGACGCCGTGGCGCGCGCCACCTCGGAAGTGATCCGCATGGCCAACGGCAAGAGCGGCGAAGGCTTTATCGCCGTCAGCCCCGAGGCGCGCAAGAAGTTCTGGCTCGACCGTTCGCGTACCGCCGCCATCGCGCGGCACACCAACGCCTTCAAGATCAACGAAGACGTGGTGATCCCGCTCAACCGCATGGGCGAGTACACCGACGGCATCGAGCGCATCAATATCGAGCTGTCGATCAAGAGCAAGCTGCAGCTGGTCGACGCGCTGGAAGCGTTCTTCGCGCGCGGCAACCTGCCGCTGGGCCGCAGCGACGACGCCAACGAGATCCCCAGCGCCGAGCTGCTGGAAGACCGCGTGCAGCACGCGCTGACACTGCTGCGCGAGATCCGCGCGCGCTGGCGCTATCTGCAGGACCACCTGGACACGCCGCTGGCGCAGGCCAGGGCCTCGCTGATCGGGCATGGGCTGGGGCTGCTGGGCCAGGAGTTCGAGGCGCGGCTGCACCAGCAGCCGGACGCCAACGTGTTCCACCTGCTGCAGGACCGCACCATCCGCGTGTCGTGGAAGAACGAGATCCGCGCCGAGCTGCGCAAGATCTTCAACGGCGGCGAATTCAAGCCGATCCTGGACGAGGCGCAGAAGATCCACAAGCAGGTGCTGCGCGGCCGCGTCTTCGTGGCGCTGCACATGCACGCCGGCGACGGCAACGTGCACACCAACATCCCGGTCAACTCCGACGACTACGACATGCTGCAGGACGCGCACCGCGCGGTGGCCCGCATCATGGACCTGGCGCGTTCGCTGGACGGCGTGATCTCGGGCGAGCACGGCATCGGCATCACCAAGCTGGAGTTCCTGACCGAGGAAGAGATCGGCGACTTCCGCGCCTACAAGGCCAAGGTCGACCCGCAGGGCCGCTTCAACAAGGGCAAGCTGTTGCCTGGCGCCGACCTGCGCAATGCCTACACGCCGTCGTTCGGCCTGATGGGGCACGAGTCGCTGATCATGCAGCAGAGCGACATCGGCGCCATTGCCGAAAGCGTCAAGGACTGCCTGCGCTGCGGCAAGTGCAAGCCGGTGTGCGCCACGCACGTGCCGCGCGCCAACCTGCTGTACAGCCCGCGCAACAAGATCCTGGCGACCTCGCTGCTGGTCGAGGCCTTCCTGTATGAAGAGCAGACCCGCCGCGGCATCTCGGTCAAGCACTGGGACGAGTTCTCCGACGTGGCCGACCACTGCACCGTCTGCCACAAGTGCGTGACGCCGTGCCCGGTGAAGATCGACTTCGGCGACGTGTCGATGAACATGCGCAACCTGCTGCGCAAGATGGGGCAGAAGAAGTTCAACCCCGGCACGGCGGCGTCGATGTTCTTCCTGAACGCCACCAACCCCGAGACCATCAACCTGACCCGCAAGGTCATGATCGACTGGGGCTACAAGGCGCAGCGCCTGGGCAACGAGGTGCTGAAGAAGCTGGCGAAGAAGCAGACCGCGCATCCGCCCGCCACCGTGGGCAAGCCGCCGGTGCGCGAGCAGGTGATCCACTTCATCAACAAGAAGATGCCGGGCAACCTGCCCAAGAAGACGGCGCGCGCGCTGCTCGACATCGAAGACAACGAGATCGTGCCGATCATCCGCGACCCGAAGGCGACCACGCCGGAATCGGAAGCGGTGTTCTACTTCCCGGGCTGCGGCTCGGAGCGGCTGTTCTCGCAGGTCGGGCTGGCGACGCAGGCGATGCTGTGGCACGTCGGCGTGCAGACCGTGCTGCCGCCGGGCTACCTGTGCTGCGGCTATCCGCAGCGCGGCAGCGGCCAGTACGACAAGGCCGAGAAGATCGTCACCGACAACCGCGTGCTGTTCCACCGCGTGGCCAACACGCTGAACTACCTCGACATCAAGACCGTGGTGGTCAGCTGCGGCACCTGCTACGACCAGCTCGCCGGGTATGAATTCGAGAAGATCTTCCCCGGCTGCCGCATCATCGATATCCACGAGTATCTGCTGGAGAAGGGCGTCAAGCTGGAGGGCGTGACCGGTACGCGCTACATGTACCACGATCCCTGCCACACCCCGATCAAGACCATGGACCCGACCAAGCTGGTCAACGACCTGATGGGCGGCAACGCGGGGCTGGGCAAGATCGAGAAGAACGAGCGCTGCTGCGGCGAGTCGGGCACGCTGGCGGTGACGCGTCCTGACATTTCGACGCAGGTCCGCTTCCGCAAGGAAGAGGAAATGACCAGGGGCGCAGACAAGCTGCGCGCCGACGGCTTTACCGGCGACGTCAAGATCCTGACCAGCTGCCCGTCGTGCCTGCAGGGTCTGTCGCGCTACAAGGAAGATGCGTCGGTGCAGGCGGATTACATCGTGATCGAGATGGCCAAGCACCTGCTGGGAGAGAACTGGATGCCTGAGTATGTGGCGAAGGCCAATGCGGGTGGCATCGAGCGGGTGCTGGTGTAA
- a CDS encoding HIT family protein: MTRSPNCPLCETDGGELVWMGDRARLILVEHDRFPGFCRIVWNDHVAELTDLDEADQAWLMRLVARVERVVREVMAPDKVNLAAFGNMVPHLHWHIIPRYRWDTHFPEAIWAAPQRAADSVRVQELASRLPALRTALSLIEANDA, from the coding sequence ATGACGCGTTCTCCGAACTGCCCGCTTTGCGAAACCGACGGCGGCGAACTGGTCTGGATGGGCGACCGCGCCCGCCTGATCCTGGTCGAGCATGACCGCTTCCCCGGTTTCTGCCGCATCGTCTGGAACGACCACGTGGCCGAACTGACCGACCTCGACGAGGCCGACCAGGCCTGGCTGATGCGGCTGGTGGCGCGCGTGGAGCGCGTGGTGCGCGAGGTGATGGCGCCCGACAAGGTCAACCTGGCGGCGTTCGGCAACATGGTGCCGCACCTGCACTGGCACATCATTCCGCGCTACCGCTGGGACACGCATTTCCCCGAGGCGATCTGGGCGGCGCCGCAGCGCGCGGCGGACAGCGTGCGCGTGCAGGAGCTGGCCAGCCGGCTGCCAGCGTTGCGTACGGCACTTTCGCTGATCGAAGCCAACGACGCCTGA